In Bacillus sp. (in: firmicutes), one genomic interval encodes:
- a CDS encoding cyclic nucleotide-binding domain-containing protein, with protein sequence MVDMLKILSKVPLFEMLSLEELQKIEEVSEVKGYQEGKQLFEEGDIGDTFYVVLIGKVKIYRDNKYIATFEKGDSFGELAIIDQEPRSATARIIEDSVLLSLSREVFLNFLRNNPDVTIKILEIVCKRLRKTNDNVSGLSAKVSKTLRAYR encoded by the coding sequence ATGGTGGATATGTTAAAGATTTTAAGTAAAGTACCATTATTTGAAATGTTGTCGTTAGAAGAACTTCAAAAAATAGAGGAAGTTTCAGAGGTTAAGGGATACCAAGAAGGTAAGCAGCTTTTTGAAGAGGGAGATATTGGCGATACATTTTATGTTGTTTTAATTGGAAAAGTTAAAATATATCGAGATAATAAATATATCGCGACATTTGAAAAGGGAGATAGTTTTGGAGAGTTAGCAATTATAGATCAAGAGCCAAGATCTGCCACAGCAAGAATTATTGAAGATTCAGTTTTACTATCCTTATCAAGAGAAGTATTTCTTAATTTCTTAAGAAATAATCCAGATGTAACTATAAAAATTTTGGAAATTGTATGTAAACGATTAAGAAAAACAAATGATAATGTTTCAGGTTTATCAGCCAAAGTTAGTAAAACATTAAGAGCTTATAGATAA
- a CDS encoding polyprenyl synthetase family protein — translation MNEELIKSPEASYRLAEQKAADYFKLLHEQVIQNNYVHTLIKDFQSWKHNHIRHSLLSLFSPRKGKQVREGYYNYIPWLDYTGKLDHYLNRSVSYIFLRDLGKVLDSPDTQTKIQRVVASLKIHLTNSTIADRGDKTEMFSIAWLYRWAQKEGVESTIIWVINKLKTVSSIIPKEMEVEHAQRKLIKVIAGVVMHKLEETGDGILPEERAEKLDNAIRLGYSYGLTYPFIDDLLDANILSVNEKKQYSDLIRSSLTTGTVPELGEWTGNNEDLIRFIYTELKDAFEYIKAHQSEETIKNFFEQSYIFFNSQEVDREKDLSYPHYTNEELYIPIIIKSSSSRLIARSVINAPRDKGFENRTFFYGIYNQLADDFADMFDDMSNGTVTPYTYYMKYYNKRPDLINPFELYWTVISNLIHNVYHSDMKTCKVILERAINGLKRFKERIGTKKYNEVMKLFASGNENFNYVVQRIVRKADDVDFFDKLLRDHIITFLKNERKEQGEFLETIKTARHQINNILKIQKTDSASLMKEPITDAANYILEGGGKRLRPIMTWVMAVNGYGLNSTAIVPLLRSLEYMHAASLIFDDLPSQDNSSIRRGRPTLHQVCNIAIAELTGIFLTQKAVMEQASLDEFDSKTVLNLIQYSAKTTAEMCKGQAMDLDSKGKSLTLEQLNMMCFYKTGMGFEASLIMPAILSNANETEMEALKKFAKHAGIAFQIKDDLLDVEGSLNLLGKPIGKDIENNSSTFVSILGLEDAKKAMWEHYCLAIEALQDVPCNTTFLKHLLNYLINRDY, via the coding sequence ATGAATGAGGAATTAATAAAAAGTCCCGAAGCATCCTATCGGTTGGCAGAGCAAAAGGCTGCCGATTATTTTAAATTACTTCATGAGCAGGTTATCCAAAATAACTATGTTCATACCTTAATAAAGGATTTTCAATCTTGGAAACACAACCATATTCGTCACTCATTATTATCCTTGTTTTCTCCTCGAAAGGGAAAACAAGTCCGTGAGGGGTATTATAATTACATTCCATGGCTTGATTACACAGGCAAGCTTGACCATTATTTGAATCGAAGCGTCTCTTATATTTTCTTGCGGGATCTTGGCAAAGTCCTAGATTCCCCTGACACACAGACAAAGATTCAACGTGTAGTTGCAAGTTTAAAAATTCACCTAACCAATTCCACCATAGCTGACCGAGGAGATAAAACAGAGATGTTTAGCATAGCATGGTTGTACCGGTGGGCCCAGAAGGAAGGGGTAGAATCGACCATAATCTGGGTGATAAATAAGCTAAAGACTGTATCCTCCATTATTCCGAAGGAGATGGAGGTTGAACATGCCCAGAGAAAACTCATTAAAGTTATTGCCGGGGTCGTGATGCACAAGCTTGAGGAGACAGGCGATGGGATATTGCCTGAAGAACGCGCTGAGAAACTTGATAATGCCATTAGGCTAGGTTATTCCTATGGCCTGACATATCCTTTCATTGATGATCTTTTAGATGCCAACATTTTATCTGTTAATGAGAAAAAACAATATTCTGATTTGATACGTTCCAGTCTAACGACAGGAACTGTACCTGAATTAGGTGAATGGACAGGAAATAACGAGGACTTGATTCGATTTATTTATACGGAACTAAAGGATGCCTTTGAATATATTAAGGCCCATCAGAGCGAGGAGACAATAAAAAATTTTTTCGAGCAATCGTATATATTTTTTAATTCACAGGAAGTCGACCGCGAAAAGGATTTATCATATCCACATTACACCAATGAGGAGCTTTATATACCAATCATAATAAAATCTTCTTCATCAAGATTAATTGCCCGTTCAGTAATCAATGCTCCTCGGGATAAGGGCTTTGAAAATCGAACATTTTTTTATGGGATATACAACCAACTGGCTGATGATTTTGCAGATATGTTCGATGATATGAGTAATGGTACGGTCACACCGTATACGTATTATATGAAATATTATAATAAGCGTCCGGATCTTATTAATCCTTTTGAATTATACTGGACGGTCATCTCCAATTTAATCCATAATGTGTACCACTCAGATATGAAGACATGTAAAGTGATTTTGGAGCGGGCGATAAACGGTTTGAAACGATTTAAGGAACGAATCGGAACGAAAAAATACAATGAAGTGATGAAACTATTTGCATCTGGAAACGAAAATTTCAATTATGTCGTTCAAAGGATAGTTCGAAAAGCGGATGATGTGGATTTCTTTGATAAGCTGCTTCGGGACCATATCATTACCTTTCTTAAAAATGAACGGAAAGAGCAGGGAGAGTTTTTAGAAACTATCAAAACCGCACGCCATCAGATTAACAATATTTTAAAAATCCAAAAAACAGATAGTGCTTCTTTGATGAAAGAGCCGATAACCGATGCGGCAAACTACATTCTCGAAGGTGGAGGAAAGCGATTAAGGCCAATCATGACTTGGGTCATGGCCGTTAACGGGTATGGCTTAAATAGTACCGCAATCGTGCCATTATTAAGATCACTAGAATATATGCATGCTGCATCCCTAATTTTTGATGATTTACCATCACAAGACAATTCGTCCATCCGTAGAGGGCGTCCAACCTTGCATCAAGTCTGTAACATTGCAATAGCAGAATTAACTGGTATTTTTCTTACCCAAAAGGCTGTTATGGAACAAGCATCGCTTGATGAGTTCGATTCAAAAACTGTGCTTAACTTGATTCAATATTCCGCTAAAACAACAGCTGAAATGTGTAAGGGGCAGGCGATGGACTTGGATTCTAAAGGGAAATCATTGACACTGGAACAATTAAATATGATGTGCTTTTATAAAACCGGGATGGGATTCGAAGCCTCTCTCATCATGCCCGCCATTCTCTCCAACGCAAATGAGACGGAAATGGAAGCTTTGAAGAAATTTGCAAAGCATGCTGGTATAGCGTTTCAGATTAAAGATGATTTACTGGATGTTGAAGGAAGCTTGAACTTACTTGGAAAACCGATTGGAAAAGATATTGAAAACAACAGTTCGACTTTTGTATCAATCCTAGGTCTGGAAGATGCCAAAAAAGCGATGTGGGAGCATTATTGTCTTGCGATAGAAGCCTTGCAGGATGTACCATGCAATACCACCTTTTTGAAACATTTATTGAATTATTTAATAAATCGGGATTATTAG
- a CDS encoding spore coat protein — translation MKLAAHELHDLNELTMSCVNSITSMGYMLHHVQDPEFKKLLERHLPFHIRDYNMKVEFLNKVEGAKKELSLLKEDRQVSDAYLQSVLPASAVQPRTMVENMNDREMSTAYLLTLKRAGREYAWAAMEMVNPEIRSFCQTAFMMSCAHAYDMWQYMASKGYYPVENANPADTAKIGAMYQVIPENQEQIQQYMATYQNPIAGNSDQLYQ, via the coding sequence ATGAAATTAGCAGCACATGAATTGCATGATTTAAATGAATTAACAATGAGCTGTGTCAACTCAATTACGAGCATGGGGTATATGCTACATCATGTTCAGGACCCAGAATTTAAGAAGCTTCTCGAAAGGCATTTACCGTTTCATATAAGGGACTATAATATGAAGGTTGAATTTTTGAATAAGGTAGAAGGGGCGAAAAAAGAACTGTCCCTGTTAAAAGAAGACAGGCAAGTTTCTGATGCTTACTTACAATCTGTCCTACCAGCATCTGCTGTCCAACCAAGAACCATGGTCGAAAACATGAACGACCGCGAAATGTCTACAGCCTATCTTTTAACATTAAAAAGAGCAGGGCGTGAGTATGCATGGGCGGCAATGGAGATGGTCAATCCAGAAATTCGTTCATTCTGTCAAACGGCATTTATGATGAGTTGCGCCCATGCCTATGACATGTGGCAGTATATGGCATCAAAAGGGTATTATCCAGTTGAAAATGCAAATCCCGCTGATACCGCCAAAATTGGAGCGATGTATCAGGTCATCCCAGAAAATCAAGAGCAAATCCAACAGTATATGGCTACCTACCAAAATCCAATTGCAGGAAATAGCGATCAACTATATCAATGA
- a CDS encoding enoyl-CoA hydratase/isomerase family protein, translating into MRVTIKETEKDGNISLQESGGFAIVTINRPQLKNALTNRMWVDLKAVGKRITQNSKNKVVILRGKKKLFCSGSDLKQFNDLAIDEANDAFRLMEEAISTFERIPLPTIGVINGPAMGAGFQLALACDIRIGTPKTLMGFPVGRLGITINQAFAKRIADLIGKSRTMDLVYTGRLFKPQECYDLGLINYLLDNETDVNHYAIQLGKKIMEQSPASLLAVKKAVSFNNPTVSIPWETGLDTSVDPIDFPEGVRSFVEKRKPKFGGN; encoded by the coding sequence ATGAGGGTTACAATCAAAGAAACTGAAAAGGACGGTAATATTTCTTTGCAAGAAAGCGGCGGTTTTGCCATTGTGACGATTAATCGACCACAGCTGAAAAATGCTTTAACAAATAGAATGTGGGTTGACCTGAAAGCGGTGGGCAAGCGCATCACACAAAACTCAAAAAATAAAGTTGTGATTTTACGTGGAAAGAAAAAGCTTTTTTGTTCAGGCTCAGATTTGAAACAGTTCAATGATTTAGCGATTGATGAAGCAAATGATGCTTTCAGGTTGATGGAAGAAGCTATTTCTACTTTTGAAAGAATTCCGCTGCCAACGATTGGCGTGATTAATGGACCTGCCATGGGTGCCGGTTTCCAGCTTGCCTTGGCCTGTGATATTCGTATTGGAACACCAAAAACATTGATGGGTTTTCCGGTTGGGAGATTAGGTATTACAATAAATCAAGCATTTGCTAAACGAATTGCCGATTTAATTGGCAAAAGCAGAACAATGGATCTTGTTTATACTGGCAGGCTCTTTAAACCGCAAGAATGTTATGATTTAGGGCTTATTAACTATTTATTGGACAATGAAACAGATGTAAATCACTATGCTATCCAATTAGGAAAAAAGATTATGGAGCAATCTCCAGCCTCTCTTTTAGCTGTTAAAAAGGCCGTTTCCTTTAATAATCCAACCGTTTCTATTCCGTGGGAGACAGGGCTTGATACAAGTGTTGATCCTATTGATTTTCCGGAAGGAGTCCGTTCCTTCGTTGAAAAAAGAAAGCCTAAATTTGGGGGGAATTAA
- a CDS encoding AAA family ATPase: MIYLNAFTFPNEDMEFDFFINVKRTCYDSFYPFKILSRRGIDSIVFEPITILYGGNGSGKSTALHVIAEKTGVKRDSIYNKSNFYPDYVNMCEMQLETDIPENSRIITSDDVFDYMLNIRNLNEGIDQKREKIFDEYLDAKYSRFQMKSIADYEQLKKVNTARSKTQSRFVRNELMDNVREYSNGESAFLYFTEKIGENGLYILDEPENSLSPKRQLELMKFIEDSARFFGCQFIISTHSPFLLSMSGAKIYDLDETPVVVKRWTELENVRTYYEFFKRHENEF; encoded by the coding sequence ATGATTTATTTAAATGCATTTACATTTCCAAATGAGGATATGGAATTTGACTTTTTCATAAACGTAAAAAGAACGTGCTATGACTCGTTTTATCCATTTAAGATATTATCAAGACGAGGTATTGACAGCATTGTATTTGAGCCGATTACGATTTTATATGGCGGAAACGGTTCAGGAAAATCTACGGCATTACATGTTATAGCAGAAAAAACTGGCGTCAAACGTGATTCTATCTATAATAAATCTAATTTTTATCCCGATTACGTAAATATGTGTGAGATGCAGTTGGAAACAGATATCCCTGAAAATAGCAGAATTATTACAAGTGATGATGTATTCGACTATATGTTGAATATACGGAATCTCAATGAGGGAATTGACCAAAAACGCGAAAAAATATTTGATGAATATTTAGATGCGAAATATTCCCGATTTCAAATGAAATCTATTGCAGATTACGAACAACTAAAAAAAGTAAATACAGCTAGAAGTAAGACGCAGTCACGTTTTGTTAGAAATGAATTGATGGATAATGTGAGGGAATATTCGAACGGTGAAAGTGCATTCCTGTATTTCACTGAAAAAATTGGTGAAAATGGACTTTATATATTAGATGAACCGGAAAACAGTCTTTCTCCAAAACGACAGCTAGAATTAATGAAATTTATTGAAGACTCTGCTCGATTTTTTGGCTGTCAGTTTATTATATCAACACATTCCCCCTTTTTGCTTTCTATGAGTGGGGCAAAAATATATGACCTTGATGAAACCCCTGTTGTTGTGAAACGATGGACAGAATTGGAAAACGTGCGTACATATTATGAATTTTTCAAAAGACATGAAAACGAGTTTTGA
- a CDS encoding plasmid pRiA4b ORF-3 family protein — translation MLVQCTKALLDKIGIKGSELASPEGHEEFPNSFFAWHANFVSIDRRKAIILMNNETRYPVVIYRPSTKDFSKIKELIYEAVTGALRMEGVRKEVIEAYMAKAGEISFSKTASRSMVAKMNNAVREIEFMQEYLDEETRIQRYISIVAGRFIQISGADEGFYPYEKMLECLSNVYGLDGNSAVEEVLDNDLYQLKIQIKLEGHDIWRRILVPSTYSFRHLHNIIQTIFDWQNYHLHEFVVERAGNKPIKIVMDDDPETLEYLDFDEFDIRQERFVALEDIFPKYGKIIYEYDFGDAWKHTITFEKAVKSKTFQATYLEGNGERPPEDVGGEGGFEEYLRIIANEKHPEHHDMKAWAESQKERKLSPEKINKRLKHVTSGSGFSTFVI, via the coding sequence ATGTTAGTTCAATGTACAAAAGCCTTGCTTGATAAGATAGGAATAAAGGGCAGTGAACTGGCTTCTCCTGAAGGTCATGAGGAATTCCCAAATAGTTTTTTCGCTTGGCATGCCAATTTTGTCAGTATTGACAGAAGAAAAGCAATCATTTTGATGAATAATGAAACAAGATATCCTGTTGTTATCTACCGTCCGAGTACGAAGGACTTTTCCAAAATAAAGGAATTGATTTATGAGGCTGTTACTGGGGCTTTACGTATGGAAGGTGTCCGTAAAGAAGTGATTGAAGCTTATATGGCTAAAGCTGGTGAGATTTCTTTTTCTAAAACAGCTAGTAGAAGCATGGTAGCAAAGATGAATAATGCTGTGCGTGAAATTGAGTTTATGCAAGAATATTTAGACGAAGAAACAAGGATTCAAAGATATATTAGCATTGTAGCAGGTAGGTTTATTCAAATATCTGGAGCAGATGAAGGGTTCTATCCATACGAAAAAATGCTTGAATGTCTTAGTAATGTTTATGGTCTTGATGGAAATTCAGCTGTAGAAGAGGTTTTAGATAATGACCTATATCAACTTAAAATTCAAATCAAACTTGAGGGCCATGACATTTGGAGACGGATCCTAGTGCCTTCAACTTATTCCTTTAGACATCTTCATAATATCATTCAAACCATTTTTGATTGGCAAAACTATCACTTGCATGAATTTGTTGTGGAAAGAGCGGGAAACAAGCCGATTAAAATTGTTATGGATGATGATCCGGAAACACTGGAATATTTAGATTTTGATGAATTTGATATTCGACAAGAGCGATTTGTTGCACTTGAGGATATTTTTCCGAAGTATGGTAAGATCATTTATGAATATGATTTTGGAGACGCATGGAAGCATACGATAACGTTTGAAAAGGCAGTAAAATCTAAAACATTCCAAGCTACATATCTAGAAGGAAACGGAGAAAGGCCCCCAGAAGATGTGGGAGGGGAAGGGGGCTTTGAAGAATATTTGAGAATTATAGCAAATGAAAAGCACCCGGAGCATCATGATATGAAGGCATGGGCAGAAAGTCAAAAGGAAAGGAAACTAAGCCCAGAAAAGATTAACAAGCGCCTTAAGCATGTCACCAGCGGATCTGGTTTTTCAACATTTGTGATTTGA
- a CDS encoding flagellin, whose translation MNITYASNEQKLAMIKLSTAQRINSAADDAAGLAISEKMRAQIGGENVAVRNMRDSQSLMQTADGALNSTHSVLQRMRELSVQANNGLLTESDRAAIQQEFTQLRDTIDSIGRNTQFNTKNLLDGSFQNSNTTTNANGESLTSSISSALAGKLGDVQSGLSLNDVNLQTNPKDALKIIDGAISQISDSRSSIGATTNRLDYSIQNSENKHYNMQASESRIRDADMAQEFMNLNRANLFQQTYFSTQRMQYSMAGQILNLLF comes from the coding sequence ATGAATATAACTTATGCTAGTAATGAACAAAAATTAGCAATGATTAAATTATCTACAGCCCAGAGAATTAATTCAGCAGCAGATGACGCTGCAGGTTTAGCGATTTCAGAAAAAATGAGGGCGCAAATTGGCGGAGAAAATGTTGCTGTTAGAAATATGCGTGATAGTCAATCGTTAATGCAAACCGCAGACGGTGCCCTTAATTCTACTCACTCTGTATTACAGCGGATGAGAGAATTATCTGTACAAGCTAATAATGGTTTATTAACCGAATCAGACCGAGCAGCTATTCAGCAGGAATTCACCCAACTTAGAGATACGATTGATTCGATTGGAAGAAATACTCAATTTAATACTAAAAATCTTTTAGATGGTAGCTTCCAAAATAGTAATACAACTACAAATGCTAATGGTGAAAGCTTAACTTCAAGCATATCTAGCGCACTTGCCGGAAAGCTCGGAGATGTTCAATCTGGACTTAGCTTGAATGATGTAAATTTACAAACGAATCCAAAGGATGCGTTAAAAATAATTGACGGTGCGATTAGTCAAATATCTGACTCAAGATCGTCTATCGGAGCAACGACTAATCGGTTAGATTACTCTATCCAAAATAGTGAAAATAAGCATTATAATATGCAAGCATCAGAGTCGAGAATAAGAGATGCAGATATGGCTCAAGAGTTTATGAACCTAAATCGTGCAAATCTGTTTCAGCAAACATATTTTTCTACACAAAGAATGCAATATTCAATGGCAGGGCAAATATTAAATTTACTTTTCTAA
- a CDS encoding S-layer homology domain-containing protein, translated as MSSRFKRTCKKLISVAVSLAVVSSMTVTSKISTADAAVSFKDVSKNAFYYEAINEMALRGVIGGYADGSFKPNQPVTRAEAAKIIAYDLGLDSKNTNSYSRFRDVSSGDWFYQPVTTLAQAGGIGGYEDGTFRPNRTITRAEMASMLVRAYELKSATSVYLPFRDIPVNSWYAPAVRILYANKVTSGKSALSFAPNDAVTRGEMATFVYRAGKASQTEPPQKEPPVDKISWDDHGVIEKITSNSVKISGITYTLTSSVKNILGTHNDDVLNGAKIEFVQSDGLIRTITKLELNENGRSSSKLVLDGKDGTIAGNLIVNADYVSLKSIKVDKELTITYKMKNDFYAEDVIVNGGTNINSGDKSRVIFKDSKLQAVEGNARDVRLEARGSTTARYFNFTEDATIISEKTISKIIVANKNVDLILGSDTKVYNIELPRNVDLYDVVASNLQRKNINYINGKYNPEYNSYDGNDNDNVRYISGGDYNKLTITQDAFIRNVTVTDLILDPGNNGNVTLNNVEADYITIKSGGANSIHLIDTVVFKNITVQDDRTIRVVFGKGTKVNKVILKTATILDAGSSNADIDTVEIQTNSNNDIISFNGDAFSDTYVTISDSAFVETVGKTRLRKMTVTAGTGLVFFKADTKDLYISDKAEVVINDAKIENIILAATNANLNIRSGASITGALTVLADAMIKVADDNSIAKATIEKAPGVYVIADRNVLDRMKENAALNPIDEKLAISIVNASNGNVKVALNRGPVGGLKPDKFTFTNSINDGKFEPLVVTLTSSDSKSATFTFKPIQKTEEQQKVTIEATYDMMNSADLKASTSFVVTKNKAPVSKKVTIDPVSEGAADLEFEPTYFATDGDGDPLTFVSGSAGSSNHQAATVKIKAGKLVITPAASVTKDEVTTITVKITDGISTIQIIVEIHVKNVNQPPKPKIIILDPVEEGSKALVYSAIELAEDGDGDPLSLVEGSATSSNLGVATAEIKDSKLVVTPAGTVAKDGKATITVEVTDGKATIQVSFVIEVVKINHGPVAKEIVLKPVVEGTGPITFEVSQLATDEDEDELTLVEGSATSSNLKVATAEIKNGKLVVTPTETLAEDGKATITVKVTDGKATIQVSFVIEIKKANHAPKAIPIKLDPVNKGAVPLIFAVSALATDADEDELTLVEGSVTSSNLKVATAEIKNGKLVVTPAETLAEDGKATITVKVTDGKESISVSFEIEVKR; from the coding sequence ATGTCCAGTAGATTCAAACGAACCTGTAAAAAATTGATTTCTGTAGCTGTTTCATTAGCAGTTGTATCTTCTATGACGGTTACTTCAAAAATTTCAACCGCAGATGCGGCCGTTAGCTTCAAAGATGTTTCAAAAAATGCTTTTTATTATGAGGCTATAAATGAGATGGCGCTTAGAGGCGTGATTGGCGGATATGCGGATGGCAGTTTTAAGCCGAATCAACCGGTCACACGTGCTGAGGCTGCAAAGATTATCGCTTATGACCTAGGATTAGATTCAAAGAATACTAATTCTTACTCTAGATTCCGTGATGTATCAAGTGGTGATTGGTTTTACCAGCCGGTAACAACGTTGGCGCAAGCTGGTGGAATTGGCGGGTATGAAGATGGTACTTTTAGACCAAACAGAACCATCACCCGTGCGGAAATGGCAAGCATGCTTGTAAGAGCATATGAGCTGAAATCGGCTACTAGCGTTTATTTGCCGTTTCGGGATATCCCCGTAAATAGCTGGTATGCTCCTGCAGTAAGAATTTTATATGCAAATAAAGTGACATCAGGAAAATCCGCCTTGAGCTTTGCTCCCAATGATGCTGTGACGCGCGGAGAAATGGCAACTTTTGTATATAGGGCAGGGAAGGCCAGCCAAACAGAACCACCACAAAAGGAACCACCAGTTGATAAAATCTCTTGGGACGACCATGGTGTCATTGAAAAAATTACAAGTAACAGCGTGAAAATTTCCGGTATTACCTATACATTGACAAGCAGCGTTAAAAACATTTTGGGAACCCACAACGATGATGTATTGAATGGAGCAAAGATAGAATTTGTACAGTCCGATGGTTTAATTAGAACAATAACAAAATTGGAGTTAAATGAAAACGGACGTTCTTCATCGAAATTAGTGCTGGACGGTAAGGACGGCACAATTGCCGGTAATCTTATTGTTAACGCCGATTACGTGTCATTAAAAAGCATAAAGGTTGATAAAGAATTAACAATAACGTATAAGATGAAAAACGATTTTTATGCTGAGGATGTAATCGTAAACGGCGGCACAAATATTAACAGCGGTGACAAGAGTCGAGTGATTTTCAAAGATTCAAAGCTTCAAGCTGTAGAAGGTAATGCTAGAGATGTCCGTTTGGAAGCAAGGGGAAGTACGACTGCAAGGTATTTTAATTTTACAGAAGATGCAACGATTATTTCTGAAAAAACTATCTCGAAGATTATCGTAGCTAATAAAAATGTGGATCTTATACTTGGAAGCGACACAAAAGTTTATAATATTGAACTACCGCGCAATGTCGACCTTTATGATGTTGTAGCAAGCAACTTGCAAAGAAAGAATATCAACTATATTAATGGAAAATATAATCCAGAGTATAACTCTTATGATGGTAATGATAACGATAATGTCCGTTACATTAGCGGTGGTGATTATAACAAACTCACTATTACACAGGATGCCTTTATTCGAAATGTAACTGTGACTGATTTAATTCTAGACCCTGGTAATAATGGTAATGTGACATTAAATAATGTTGAAGCTGACTACATTACAATTAAATCTGGTGGGGCAAACAGTATTCATTTGATTGATACAGTAGTTTTTAAAAATATAACTGTTCAAGATGACCGAACAATCCGCGTTGTCTTTGGTAAAGGAACGAAAGTTAACAAAGTCATTCTGAAAACAGCGACAATCCTTGATGCAGGCAGTTCCAATGCGGATATAGACACTGTTGAAATTCAAACAAATTCGAACAATGATATCATTTCATTTAATGGGGATGCATTCTCCGACACGTATGTAACGATATCTGATTCTGCCTTTGTAGAAACAGTCGGAAAAACACGGTTGAGAAAAATGACTGTAACGGCGGGTACGGGTTTGGTATTCTTCAAGGCAGATACGAAAGATCTTTATATTTCAGATAAAGCGGAAGTGGTTATCAATGATGCCAAAATTGAAAATATAATTTTGGCTGCGACAAATGCTAATTTAAATATACGCTCGGGTGCGTCAATTACTGGTGCATTAACTGTACTAGCAGACGCTATGATTAAGGTTGCTGATGATAATTCTATTGCAAAAGCAACAATAGAAAAAGCCCCTGGGGTGTATGTAATTGCCGATCGTAATGTACTTGATCGAATGAAGGAAAATGCGGCCCTTAATCCAATTGATGAAAAATTAGCTATTTCAATTGTTAATGCATCTAACGGCAACGTGAAAGTTGCGCTAAATCGTGGGCCAGTTGGTGGGCTGAAACCTGATAAATTTACTTTTACAAATTCAATCAATGATGGAAAGTTTGAACCATTAGTGGTTACTTTGACTAGTTCCGACTCCAAGTCGGCCACATTTACATTTAAGCCAATTCAGAAAACAGAGGAACAACAGAAAGTAACGATTGAAGCAACGTACGATATGATGAATAGTGCTGATTTGAAGGCTAGTACTTCATTCGTAGTTACGAAGAATAAAGCACCTGTTAGCAAAAAGGTAACGATAGACCCAGTCAGTGAAGGGGCAGCAGATTTGGAATTTGAGCCAACTTATTTTGCGACAGATGGTGACGGAGACCCTTTAACATTTGTTTCAGGGTCAGCCGGATCAAGCAATCATCAGGCGGCAACTGTCAAGATAAAGGCTGGAAAGTTGGTGATAACACCAGCCGCTTCCGTTACAAAAGATGAAGTTACAACGATAACGGTAAAAATAACAGATGGAATATCCACCATCCAGATTATTGTTGAAATTCATGTGAAAAATGTAAACCAACCACCGAAGCCGAAAATAATTATATTGGACCCAGTAGAAGAAGGTAGTAAGGCATTGGTGTATAGTGCAATAGAACTAGCAGAAGACGGGGATGGCGATCCACTATCATTGGTAGAAGGATCAGCTACCTCAAGCAATCTCGGGGTAGCAACGGCGGAGATAAAGGACAGCAAACTGGTCGTTACACCTGCAGGAACGGTAGCTAAAGATGGAAAAGCAACAATAACAGTAGAGGTGACAGATGGAAAAGCAACTATACAAGTATCTTTTGTAATAGAAGTAGTAAAGATAAACCATGGACCAGTGGCTAAGGAAATTGTACTAAAGCCAGTGGTGGAAGGTACAGGACCAATCACTTTTGAAGTATCGCAATTAGCAACAGATGAAGATGAGGATGAACTAACATTGGTGGAAGGATCAGCTACTTCAAGCAATTTAAAGGTAGCAACAGCAGAGATAAAGAACGGCAAATTGGTGGTTACGCCTACAGAAACGTTAGCTGAAGATGGAAAAGCAACAATAACAGTAAAGGTGACAGATGGAAAAGCAACTATACAAGTATCTTTTGTAATAGAGATAAAAAAGGCAAACCACGCGCCAAAGGCTATACCAATCAAACTAGATCCAGTAAACAAAGGTGCAGTACCACTGATTTTTGCAGTATCAGCCTTAGCAACAGATGCAGATGAGGATGAACTAACATTGGTGGAAGGATCAGTTACTTCAAGCAATTTAAAGGTAGCAACAGCAGAGATAAAGAACGGCAAATTGGTGGTTACGCCTGCAGAAACGTTAGCTGAAGATGGAAAAGCGACAATAACAGTAAAGGTGACAGATGGAAAAGAATCAATCTCAGTTTCTTTTGAAATTGAAGTAAAACGTTAA